The Coffea arabica cultivar ET-39 chromosome 10e, Coffea Arabica ET-39 HiFi, whole genome shotgun sequence region tggatcattgagtactacatctaggttagttatggtgtaatttccttatgcatttgaatcctactttcgtagtgaatcaattatacttataactaatccatacatattctcatggttatgaaattagctacaagttcatttttccagtgaaattacatgaaatgaatcactaaaaaccacataggtgcacctctactttcgtgagtgtactccctatgtttaacacttcttgaactaatgttaaatctcaattttcattgcagaaacaacaccttagataatcacaattaatgataccagattaatcatgatttaaagagccaaagtgctaaataacttgctcaaatcatagcaatcaaataaccaaataataaatactaacaatcatagaaagttcaaccatacccaaggcataaactttaaagacacataataaatacaaaatccagaacttgcatatcaACTAAACTTAAGAATctgatacaaaagataaagagttggagaagagattacccatgtcacttgagcttcaccttctccttcttcatctccatcttcatcctaatctagctaacATACAggaatggatgaactatactagtatacacTAATGCTAACCTAACACTcagaagatgaaagagctacatttctgcactctccaagttctcccgtatgtctctcttttctccctttaatcttgcaagttttggttttataaaaatgaaaggtggtcaagaaatgaggcttacacctcccttttacaactggtaatgtttctcacatgtctagcattacATGTGAGTTattggaggtgaaattgagtttttcgcGTAAATAGCagccttctctgaccacaattcggccacaaatccggccaagttcaggccggattgctacagtgacattttggtgcacttttgttcaatttccagctctgctccgattttgcgtcaacttcaactgaacttttcttgatgataaaagctgatttagctcttgaccaaaacataaaacttgtagccccttgagttaactttccaatgcatcaagaatcacctcatttggatctgtgtaggctgataaatgaccgaaatacccttgactgctcattgccctgttttaGCTTCGACCAATGGAAATTAGCTACTGTAATttgcctttttgacctggaaaaccttcaaactggattcagatgtctcacaaaagttgtagatatatctcttatcttcaaattggtttaagaatcatctcaatccgatcattgtagctcaagttatagccaaaatacgaaaatgtgtcaaaactgtcaaaatgcacaaaatccaagtaaaaagtgataaaaacctcatttaacaacttaaaagcatttttcactaattatagccaaaatgattcattttcttccaataatatacccaaagtgactaaaaataatataaaatgtcatacaattattacgtaaattagtcacttatcaaactcccccacacttaaatcattgattgtcctcaagcaatccatacataatcaactacaatgattcaagaggtgaaacaatatatgcacttttgtcaaatctaattcctcaagacttggacaataatcattatacaattgttCAAATTACATTAAATActtataatatcaagtaaaggaaagataattatgccctaaatttaacaagttaaacttaatctcttacccccaacctaatttcacaaataagtaaatcatatagtcaatttatagcattcttcctcctataatcatccttttctcaaaattttacaacTAAGAATGATTTATTCAcactaattttacttaaatagtaagaatgccttttgacgcgaaaatcgacacttttaggtgaagatctctggttactcaacatttcacttattcaagttgctatgcatactcttaattcaaatatttttttacgCGAAAATTGACATTTTTTGATGCCAACCCCCGATTATTcggtacgagaatcattggagtaaaaCAATtgttattttactttttttttctcttttttttttctttttataagacaataaataaattttccctcatagaaaatatataagaataatcaaaggaggagtacaacctttatcgactatatcaatcacttacttgcaaattaagtaaagagaagaaatctcattaaacatgtaaaattataggcataattttcctgaCTTTAccgaatatactttctaaaatacaaaaattataattgcataataaccatttccaagttaaataaggattaaaccttccaaaatacacataaaatttcaacaattggaagaatcaAACACTTAAGGTTGGAACAATTTAGCCCTTTTTGcacaaaaatgcaaaaatttgaagaattttGGGCCATAATGAAATATTGAAAaagattttataaaaattttgacagaaatttccccttataaatggatgaaactccctgccaacaaacccaatttcaagtaAATTATCCAtatggcaaataattcaaacacaattccaacatttctaagcatttagattcacaaaatatcatcacatggcaagtaaatgcaagtctagtattttcctcccccacacttaaacttcacattgtcctcaatgtgagaaaaggaaaataaataaagagtaaaagaaaatactgctcAATTGAACTTGCGCAATCCGAATCCATGTCCAAGTGACGAATTTCCAACCTTAAGTAGTCTGAAAACACTAAAATCATAACAGAGATGAAGATCACTTGGATAAGTTCAcgcaaaagaaataaagaaaatcatTAAAAAGGTAAACATCACAAGTTCTacggaaaataaaataaaagccaGCAGCAATGTCAAGTGGTGACGAGCACTCCCTCAAGTAGTCGCTTGGTCAGGTGAAGAGGGTGGAGTCGGAGGATCTTCAATACCAAGCTTGGCCTCAATGCGACGAAAACGCTCGGAGTTCTGTTTGTTCTCTTGTCGATTTTTCTTCATCTCAGCCTCGACGCAAAGCAGCTTATCCATTATCTTCTTGAGAAACGACCGAGTGTCTTGAGGTGAGGTTGGACGACGTGAGGAAGACGGCTCAGTTGAGACCAGTGGGATAGTTGTCTCAACCCCTTGAACTCCTTCAATTCGTTCAATCTCAGCTTCCTCCTCTTGCTGAATGTCTGCTTGAACACCTCCTCGAGTTGAAGAGCCACCTGCGTCTTTACTCTTCAAAATAAACTTGCAAAAATCCAGTGTAAAGACGTCCTTCTTCTTGAGACCTGTAGGTATAGCATTAGAAAAATCCACTCCACCCCTTTGAAACTCGAAGATCAAGAACCGAGGATATGGGAAAGCATGTTTGATGTCATTACTGCGAACCACAGTCCACATGTGGTTAATGATAATGCTTCCCAATGGAATGCCTTGGATGTTGCCTAGTCTATGCTCCATTTTATCCAATAAATAGATGTCACTTGTGCGCGTCTCATTGGTCCCACTTGCCCTCGGAATAATGTTGGAGGCAAACAGGTAAATAAGAAGACGTTGGGACTCTGGAAATGATGAATTCAATACGGAATATCGCCCAGTCTTCCGAGTAGCCTTGTACTCAACCCCCAAACATACAAGTGTCTCTAGCATGTTCCAAGAGTCCAGATCACTGGGTTTGAAAGCTTTCTTCAAATCTACCTTATATCCCACATCTGAAACATGAAAATAGCGCTCCAAATCAGCTCTATGgactcaaattttttttcctcgcACTGTACTGGTAATCACTTCCGTGTCGTAGTGAAAAACCTTCTTGTCCTCCACATTTGCATAAAATTCTCGGACAAGCTCCTCATAATAGAAGTTTGGGATGTTAAAAAAGTTTTCCCATCCCAATTTGACAAAGGAGGCCTTGAGAAGATATACCTCCTTAACATCCGGAGTGACATTCTTCTCCGCCAATATCTTAGCTCTCCTCCTAGCATTGTACCAGACTTCATTTTCGGCGGAGATGAAGCGCGACTTATCATGTGGGACTTCCTACTCTTATTCCCCTTGtacctcttgttcctcttgttgTTGAGTCTCCTCTTCAGATGACGGCTCGTCCTCAAGTACAAGACGTCTACTTACTTTTCTTTTCATGCGCTGTGATCTAGACGTCGAAGTTTCTCCTCTCCTATTGGGAGATGGAGATTTCACCGCACCTTTCTTAGTGCGAGCCAATGTAcctaattaaaattattaaacgTTAACTTCATTTAATAGGTACATTGTTAAATAGAAGATAACAAACACTTAGTCGcatttatctctatctttaaaGAGACAAACTCATTAACTTACTTACATGATAATTAGCAATCAATACCATAAGTAAGTGTCCAAAGTGGTTATCAACAACTTTTGCTCCTATAATTTCTCCAAATAAAACATTTAAGCATATAATATCCAATTAATTAGAAGAAGCACTTAAGCACACAAACAACTCACTCCCAACTTAATGGCCTAAATAAACATAATTAAATGCTAAATAGCACCTTAACCATAAGTTTTAGGTTTTAAACGGTCATTAATTCACTTTTCACCAAAAAATTCTAGAATAAACATGCCAAAAATCAAGAGATAGGCAAATTAATTCTAAAATTAGCATGTAAATATCCTAGAGCAATCCCTTAATCTCATACAGTTTTCTTCAATCCAATTAGCTCAAGAATTTAGCTaataattatcaaatcaaattaatcctcaaaattagctaaaaattgctaaattcaccaaataatcacaaaccCATGATttaaacatcaccaataatcatcaataaacTCAATAAGCTTAATAAAAAGTatcaaacttcacaaaatgaaaaaaaattcgaaattgcccaaaaatagaaaaaagtgataaatggcaaaattcaaatgacaacatttggtgaagatttgttacCTTAAACTTGTTTGTTGATGATTATGGATGTAAATGGTGAAAAAACCCCCAAAAATTTCACTCCAATTCGACCTCAAATGAAGAGTTCAAAAATGTGAAACCCTTGTTTTTGAGTTGCTCAAATCCGAATTAAAACTTGCTTTTGAAAGAATTTAAGCTATGGAATCAACTCTTAAGAGAAAGGGGAATGTTTTGGTGTATTTAGTTTGGAGATTGGACGATGAAAAGATGGATTTTAGGAGTGGTGTGTATTTAAGGTGTAAGTGTGTATgtgaattgaagaagaagagaaggaggGAATTGGGGAATCCGTGCGCGGATTCCCCTATTTGCGTGCCTCTGGCtggatatccggccggattctggccaaggaatttttttttttttgataatgcaTATCCGGCcggaaactggccggatttccggccggatatgaggcagtAGCTTCAAAAATCGTTCTTTCCTTCCCTTATTAATCCATCCATGAATCCGGCCAAAAATTGGCCGGATTTACtgcagaaatttttttatttctgcaGTTTTTCCTTCCGTTTtccatttaaattttttttttacttacccaattttcaaccttttccattttcttcaaga contains the following coding sequences:
- the LOC140015541 gene encoding uncharacterized protein; its protein translation is MLETLVCLGVEYKATRKTGRYSVLNSSFPESQRLLIYLFASNIIPRASGTNETRTSDIYLLDKMEHRLGNIQGIPLGSIIINHMWTVVRSNDIKHAFPYPRFLIFEFQRGGVDFSNAIPTGLKKKDVFTLDFCKFILKSKDAGGSSTRGGVQADIQQEEEAEIERIEGVQGVETTIPLVSTEPSSSRRPTSPQDTRSFLKKIMDKLLCVEAEMKKNRQENKQNSERFRRIEAKLGIEDPPTPPSSPDQATT